The DNA window TCTCGGATACGTTGCCGAGTACGCGCGATACTACGGAATTGACATAGGCGAAGCTCGACATCGCATTTCTGCCACGGACCGCGCGATTGAGATCCAGACTGCACTCCGCGACAACACGCCCGATACGTTTTCCGGAATGTACGTCGAGCACAAGCCGAAATTCAGAGTCGTGGCCAAGTTCACTAGTCCGCCAAGCGCAGCGATACGCCCCCTATTGCAGAGCCCTGCGATTTCCGTTCAATTCGGTGACCACTCGGAAACTGAGCTGAAGGCAGCACTTGCTGCGGTAACTCAGGATCTCGGGAGCCGTGGCATCCGGCACCTGGCTGGCATCGAGATTCAGCGCTCTAAGGTATTGGTTGAAGTTGCGCCAGAGGATGCGACTAGGATCGGTGCTGCATACGCAGCGAAGAACAGCTCGATCTACGAATGGAGAGTCGCGCAAGGATTCGTAGCTCCAACGTTTGCGCCATATGCCGCCTATTATGGAGCTGATCGATTGTGGGGATCGACAGGGAAGATCTGCACTTCGGGCTTCCACGCCAAGCTTGCTGACGGAACGGCCGTCATTACGACAGCTGGACACTGCGACGACCAAATGCGAATCTGGAATAGTAGCGGCCAGCAAATTCCTCTCGCAGGCCAACGAGTCAAGGGATCGCTAGATCTGCAGTGGCTTCGGTACTCGTCGTCCGTCTACTACCTCGCCCCAGGCATTTCAAACGGCTCGTGGACGTACGATATCCGCGCCGTTAGGAGCAAGTCTCAGATGATCGTCGGGCAGCATGTCTGCAAGTACGGCGATACGACTTACACGACTTGCGGCGATATCTCGCGCCTGGATTCAGTTGAGATGTTTAACGGCGAGCGAGGAAACTACATTCAGGTACATCATCAGAATGGAAGTGTCATGAACGACGGCGGCGACAGTGGCGGTCCTGTCTATGCTTGGCACGAAGGCGTTGGCTATGCCGCCTACGGAATTGTTCACGGGCGGGGTGATGTGGGAACAACGATCCGCAACGACCTATTCTTCATGCCCTCGGATGGATACGCCGCAGCAGGGCTGACCATCATGGTGCGTACCGACTGACCTGATTCGGCAGGATTGCGGGCGGCCTAGGCCGCCCGCATTGTTGGGTCATCGACCGGATGCGGTTAGCTCGATCTGCCCTAGCGCAACGACTGAGGTCGAAGAAAGATCGACCCCTCTAGCTAGTAGGAGCGCCCTGGTAGCTTCTACCTTTGCCTCATCGACCCAAACTCGCAGTTCGGTCTGTCTGGGATCGACATTTGTTGAACTCTCGATGCCTTCCGCATCGAGCAACGTCTTTATCTCGCGTCCCTTTGCTTCAAGCTCTTGAATCGAGTGCGACGATTGAACCGCTACGAAAGCCGGCGTAGTGGTTAGAGTCCGCAGGCTTGCCTCGGCGTCGCGGCTGAACTTGACTATGACTCGATAGTTCGGTTGGCTCTGGATATACAGACCACCAAATGTTTCGGGATATTTCTGTTCCGCCTTTTGCTTAACCTCGATCGCCTCATCCGAAATACTGAGCTGGCGACTGGCTTCTGCAGTACTGACGCCGCGCGTAGCGGCGTAGTCTTTAACGAACTGGACAGGCTCCTTCTCGGCAGACTCCGCGCTGGCGCTTAAGGAGAGTAGAGCCGTAATGGCGAGAGACATTGCTGGCAATTTCATAGAACCTCCGTGTAGATGCCGAGTGTTGGACAATACGGCCATACTATACCGCTCGGCGGCCATAGATTTTCCAGTACGGAGCCCCATTTTTATCCAGTAGTTCGTCGTCGCTGGCCGTTGTGCGTCTTCGGACATGGGATGTCGGCAGCCGGCATTGCTCCAGAGGTCGAAATCTAAAATGGATATGAAGGGCTTCTTGGATTTTTCGACGCCTGCGATCACGCCGCTTCTAGTCGACGCAGTATGCGACGCCATCGAGCGATAGCCACTGAACGGTTCCGCTCAGCGGTTGCACTACAATCACGTCGCCAGCCGCGGTGACGTCGATGCGGGTCGGTTCGCTCCGATCGCTGATGCAGGAGAAGAGCAAGCGCATCGGTGGCCGCATGTTGGCGGGCAGGCGGAAGGCCGTCGAGCCGCCGGCACCGCCCTTGATCAGCCCCCGCAGGTACACGCGGCTTCCATCATTGCGGAACGAGGGTGCTGCGAATGGATCGCCGAACGCAACCCATGGCGCCTCCAGCGTAGCGTTTTGCCATGTGCCCTTTCGCATGTTCGCGATGGCCGTCAAGGTGGTGGCCTTGGTTTGTCCGCCTTGGACGATGGGCACCAGTTCGGCTCCGGCCAACGGTGCCGCCGCCGGCAGCTGGGATAGCTTGAGATTCGCCATGTCACTCCACTAGCAGATAGTCGCCGGCCTCGGAGACCAGCTCATCGCCTGTCTCCGTTCGGAGCAGGCCGTTCTTGAAATCGAAGATGTGCGTGGCCTTCTGCCAACTCGCCAGCCCGTCGCGCATCGAGCCGATCTCGGCGCGCACTCGGTGTGCGCCCTTGAGCGGCGAGGTGTAGCTGGTGCCGGTCATCGGCGCCGGGGTGTCCAAGACGCTGCCGGCGATGGCGTCCAGCAAGCGCAGCACGTAGACAGAGCCCGCCTCGGGTCCGATCGATCCTTGTCCGTGATCGACCATCTGGTCCGCCTGCAACTTCCGATCGCGATGCGCCCAGCTCACCACCAGGTCGCCCTCAATCGCAGTCGGGTAGCGTGCGCCGCCCAGCTGTAAGTCGCCCGGCGGGTACGGCCGCACCTGGCGCTGCGCGAGGCGCACGCTGTCGACGGGCGCGAGTGTCGGGTCCAGAACCGCGCTCGACGTGCGGGTCAGCAGCTTGGCCTCAACCGTTTCGCCGACGCTGTAGTCCGTCGGGTCGGCGGCGGCGAAGTCGTCGTAGAACCAGATCCGGGCGCCCTCTGCATGCGGCACCGGCACGGTATCGGCGCAGCCACGCGCCAGCGTCGCGGTCTGGGCCTGCGGGTCGATCGCCACCACCCGGACCAACTCGTCCTCGATCCAGGCCGCGGTCCCTGCGGCCACCTGATCCAGCGCGCGCCCAGCGGCAAGCTGGACAGCGGTCGTCGTCGCCGTCAGGGCGCCGGCCAGCATTGCGGTCGGGCACCAATCCCCCGTGCCGGCCTCAGCGAAGGCGCCGCCACCGGTCCGCGTGGCCAGGATGTAGTTCAACGCCAGGCCGCCCGGCTGCTCGCCTACGGCCAGGACGACGCCCACGTCCGCCGGCAGCGCCGCCAGTGCGCCCGGGTCTAGGGTGGTCGCCAGGTCGCGATAGCCGGCCTCAAACAACCGGCGCGTCGGCGCCGGCTGCGGCGTGCGGTCCGGCGGCAGCCAGATCGGGGGCTGCGGCTGGAGGTAGCTGGTGGCCGGCAGGCCGAACACATCCTGCACGGCCTGAACGGTGATGGCGCCTTCGGCGATCCGTCCGTCGTCGAAGGTGCCGGCACGCAGCACCAAGGTGCCGATCTCGCGGAACGGATCGCGGATGCAGAACACGCTGCCGGGCGCCAGCACGCCGCCGCGGCGGTCGAGCTTGATCTTGAACCGCTTCAAGGCCGAACAGGCGATCGACAGATCGCGCGTGCCGACCCGCGCCGCGAGCTCGGCGGTCGGCAAACCACGGTACTCGGTCGTGGTGGAGGCGACGCCGCCGGTGGCCTGGATGCCGGCCAGGTCCTGCACCCGGACCTGCCGCTCCTCGTCTTTGATCGGGTCGCACCAGGTCACGATGACCTGATTGACCGCCGCATCCTGGGCGCCGCCCTCGTCCTCCTCGATCGCCAGCAGCCCGGACTCGTAGTCGAACAGCGGCAGGTCTTCGACGCGGTAGTCGTCGCGCAGCAGCCGCAGCGTGGACCGGCCGGTGCTGCGGTCGGTGTACTGCGCGGCGCCGATGTGGTCGATCACGACCTGCATGAAGTCGCTGATCGACGTCTGTCGTGCCCAGCGCAGGCACAGACCAAAGCCTTCTGCGTGCAAGGTGTCGGCAGCGCGGCGATAGCTGGCGTCGTCCAGCAGGCCGCGGTCCAGCCCACGGCCCCAATCCCGGTTGGTCAGGCACTCGACCAGGATGTGCGCAGGGTTCATCGCCCGGATGGCGCCGTTCGCCAGCCAGATCACCGCTTTCTCGGGATACCACGGCGCACCGTCCCAGCCGGCCAACGCGCGGCGCGCGCGGGTCTTCCACGGCTTCGGGTACGGGTTGTTCGCGGTGATCTGGCCGTCGAAGTACATCGTCGCGCCGCCGCGGAACGCGGGCGTTGGCGTGCCGTGCAGGGCCGCCAGCGCCGGCAACACGGCTTGATCGGCATCGCCCATGAGCACATCGAGCTTGCCCTTGATCCCGCCCTCGCCCTTGTCGCCGCCAAACAGGTCGGGCTTGTTGATGACGATCCGGTCGCTCTGGGTAACCGAGCCCTTCCAGGCCTCCCGGTCGCCGCCCCGGATCTCGACAATCTCGTCCAGGGGTCCTCGTGCGAGGCCCATGTGCAATCCGAACAGGTAGCGGTGGCCGACCGTCTGCTTCTTGCGACTACCCACGCGCGGCCTCGGCACGCGCGAAGGCGACGAGGTGCAAGCCCAAGGCGTCGCCGGTCGCTTCCAGCGTGTCCGCGTCGATGCCGTCGCGCACGAACGCACCCCAGTCCAGGCCGTAATAGGCGAACCATTCGCGACCGCCTTGAGCGCAGAAGCCAGGCTGCGCGCTGAAGCCGGGCGCTCGGCGCAAGTGATCCACGGTCACGATCACTTCTTTCCGCCCTTCTGCTTGATCGCCTGCGTGCGGTACTGGCCGACGCCCAGAACCATCCAGTCGGAGATCCAGACGTCGCCGAAGATCACTGCCTGCGGCGTACCCTCGGTGGCTTGCGGGAATTGGAAGTCGCCGAAAGCGGCCGGCTTGGGCTGCGGGGGTTTCGGCCGTGCGGCCGCCGAGACGAAATAGCTGACCAGCCAGATCGCGAGCTGGACCCAGATGTTCATAAGTAGGACTCGATAGGGAGCAGCGACGCCGCTAGAAGATTGGCGTGCCGTCGAAGGGGGATTTGCCGGGTAGTCCCGGCACGCCGCCGTAGTTCGGCGCGTTGGCGAACTTGCTGTGGCAGATCGCGATGGTTCGCCCGCACCCGGGATAGGCGACGACGGCCTGGCCGACGCGCAGGCCGTCGCCGGCTCCGAGCAAGATCAGCCGCTCGCCTTCGTGGAATCGAATGCCGCGCCGCTCGATGCCGGCCTCGCCCAGATCCCAGGCCAAGAAGCCGCCGGCCAACCACCCGTCCGGCAGCAGGCCGAAGGCGCCGGCCGTGACGACGTTGCCGGCGACCGCCGTCAAGGACGCCGGCACCCGATGCGCCTCGGGATTGATCCGGCAGTTGCGGTCGTAGAGCGTGTGCGGGCAACCGCGTGTCCACGCCAGGCGCAGGCCGGGCTGCCCGAGCGCGGCGTCCAGCGACTGGCAGCGGATTTCGCTCGCCTCCAGGCGTGGCCGGTTGACCCCGGCCACGCGGCCGACCCAGGCCACCCGCGCCTCTCCGTCGCCCTCATGGATGTCCCGGATGAATACAGAGACCTCGGTCGAGGGCGGCAGGCCGCGGTACAACCGCGCGACCTCGAAATCGCCCGGTGCGGTGATCGTCAGCACATCGCTGGCGACGTGGCCGGACTGGCGGATGCCGTCGTCGCTGATCGCTATGGCGCGATACGCCTGCGTGTCGAGTTCGAAGTCGCGGTCGCCGCCCGTATAGCGCCAGCGCTGCGCGCCGCGCACGAACTCGTACAGCCGCCGGGGATTGCCCGCGGCAACCGAACGCTCAAGTTGGTCGAAGCTCACGTCGGGGCAGGTCCATCGTCTTGATCGCGATCACGCACCGCCCGCAGCACGAGGGCGGAATCGGCGGCGCCGTCGCTGTCGGTGTGGTGTTCGATTTCGGTCTCGTCGCTATCGGCGCGCGACAGCACCAGGAAGCTGATCCGCTTCACGTCGCGCGGGCGCACGTCCACGCCAAGAGCAGCGTCAAGGGTGATGCGGTCGGTCGCATCGTCCAGGCTGGCCGCGGCGGTGATCCGGCGGTGGAAGGCGCGGCCATCGCGGAGTTCGATCCGCACGTCCCGCCGACCGGGGCGCAAGCCGGCGAAGCGGGCCAGGCCGACGTTGGCCACGTCCGCCGCCGTGGCGGTGCCGGCAACAGTGGCCAGCAAGGTCAGGTCGTCGGCGTGGGTGGGCCGCCACACGGCGCGGTGGCGGCCCCGCAGGGCGTACAGCCAGGACCGGACCCGCGCGCGCTCGGCGCGACCGTGCATCCGCCAGCGGTGGGATTGGGTGACCGCCGCCCAATCCGCCGGGTCCAAAACGAACGCGGTGCCAAGCTCGTTGTCCAGGGTCAGCAATGCCCGCTGCCAGCCGGCCGATAGGGATTCGGACTCATCGGGTCGATCGGCCAAGACCGGATGGCCGCGGTAGATCGGCGCATCGGCCAGCGCCGACCAATCGCAGGGTTCGACCACCTCGAAGCGCACCGCGACCGACGCGGCCTGATCGGACAGACGGGTGATCTTGGGCGATTCGGCGAGACGGGCGGCCCGCACCGGATACAGCCGGGTGCCGCGCGGCCAGGCCCGCGTAGTCGGGTGCCGAAGGACGACGCGGTCGGCGCCGATCGACTCGATCTCGGCGACCTCGGTGTCGAACGCCGTTGGCCCGCGCAACAGCACCAAGCCGCCGGACCGGAAATCCCGATGGGCCGGATCGCACGCCAGGACCCGGACGCCGAGGGCATGCTCGGCCGCCAACCACTGCCCGTCCGGCCAGATCGGCAGCGCCCAGGTCCGTCCGCCCCAGCCGAACACGGCTAGGTCCAGCAGCACCCGCTCGCGGCCGTCCACGATCAGCGTCGCTTCGAACGACCGCCGCGGCGTGGACCGCAGCCCGCGGCGCTGCTCGACCTGCAGCGGGCTGGTCAGGATGTCGGTGCGCCAGGCCAGCCGCTCCAACACGCCCCGCGACCAATCGGGCACGAAGGCGAAGGCGACGATGCGTTGGCCGGTGATGACGACCGGGATCTCGGCGAAGCCGTCGAACCGGAACGCCAGGTTGGCGCCGATCACCGGCGGGCCGTCCGTTCCCACTGCGACCTGCCACGCCCGTTCCGATAGCGGGACGAACGGCATCGGCGGCACGCCGGGTGCGGTCAGGACAATGCCTTCGCCCGCAGACAGCGTTGCCTCGGTCAGCGCTAATGCTCGGCTACGGAACGCGTTCCAAACCCGAACGGCTCGACGCTGAACGGTGCTGACATTGCCGAGATTCAGAGTCCGCGGCTCGACATGGATGCGATCGAAGAAGTCGTCGCCGAACAACGGTTGCACCGCGCCCCGCCGCCGATCGGCGACATGCTGCGGTACGACGACCGTTCGGCGGCCGTACTGCGGCTCGGCGCCGAGCGCGCCGCCAGGCCGGTCAAGTCCGGTGCGCGAGGGGAAATAGTCGCCCTGACCGCTGAAGGTCAGCGGCCACAGGCCATGCCACATGGGATCAAATCGCTACTCGGTGATGCGGTAGGCGTAGCCGTAGACGCCGCTGTTCGGAGTCCCGGCGGGTCCGTTCTTGCGATGCACCGGGAACACCTTCCAGCGGTCATCCCCCAGCACTAGCTCCTCGCCAGGTGCGTAGCTGTCGAGCCGGATGAAGCGCAGGTCGGGCGGATGCCCGATGTCGGAATACAGGTCGGCGCCGCGCGGCACCGCGCACCATAGCGGATACGTCGGGGCCCGACCCGTCAGCGCGCTGTGGCCGATGTCCTTCAGCAAGCTGATCGGCGACGTCTTGCCCCTCCACCCGCACAGCAGACGCAGGCTATCGCTCGGCGAATCCGACACGGCATGCCAGCGCGGAGCCACGCCATCGAAGTCCGCGCGGATGCGGGTCGCCGGCGACATGAAGTTCGCCCAGAAGTCATCGAACGCGATCGCATGGTGGTAATCGTCCGGGCTATTGATATAGCGGGCGTCGTAGTACCACTGGCTGCCGTATACGTACTGCCCAGTGTTCACCGCACCGGCCGTAACCAGGCGCCCGGTGCCAAAGTGCTTGAAGGTACCGGCCTGGGTTTCCAGCACCACATGCAGATAGGGCCGCGGCGCGCTGCGGCCGAAGAAGTGAACCGCGCTGTACGGTCCCTGGAGGTAGTTGGACCACGCGGGTGCGCCGGCTTCGCTCTGTACGTCGGGATTGGCGTTGGCGGCGTAGCCGGTATGGCCAAACACGCCGATGAACGGCGGCGGTCGGTTGCCATCGCCTCCGGTCAGCTCGGTCAGGAAGGTCGCAAATAGCCCCGCTGCGTTCAAGCTCAACGCCTTGCCGGGTTTTGCAGTGCGATCCCGGAGCCCGTCGATCGACCACCCGGCCCCTTGGGCGAACAACCGCAGCTTGTCGAGCAGTTCGCCGGGGTCGTTTGCCGCCGAGGTCGCGTAAGGCATCAGTCCAGTTTCAGAGCGAAGTAGTTGTCGGGCGAGGTGCGAAAGGCGTTCTGGAAGGCCAGCCAGGATACGCCGTCGTGGTCGACCCGCGATTCGGAGGCAGTGCCGAAGCCCGTCGTCCAGCCGCAGCCGTCGAACTCGCCGAAAGTGTGGCGGGGCGCAGTATTGCCTAGCACCAGCGGAAGCACCGGCGAAGAGTCGTCGAGGTTCCCGCGCAGATAGCTGCGGTGGCCCTCCACCGACATCGCACTGGGGTAGACCTTCCCGGGCGTTTCCTGATCCCCATACTCCGCATTGCCCACCGCGAAGCGATTGCTGTGCGGCCGCCAAACGTTGTCCGGATAGTTGGCGGCGAGCGCATACCGGCCCGGGTCGAAAAAGCAGCGGAAGTTCGAATCCGTCGCGTCCGGGGTCAAGGTCTCCAGCGATCCACAGGCTCCGACCACCAGGGGATACTCGTGGATCGAAGGCGGCTCATAGGCGTGGGCGAACCCGAGGTAAGCACTCAGGTACACGGTACCCACCCGGGCCACGATCACCACGCGCTGCCCGTTGATCGCCAGCCAGTAGGCGAACGGGCCGTTGCGCAGCGGTAGGCAGCGTAGGCCGCTGTGGTTGGTCTGGGTCCGAACGCCGCGCAACGGGTTGTAAGCCCGGAAGCCGTACCAATTGAGGTTGTAGGCTGCGCGCGCCGGATCCTCATACAGCTCGGCACCTATGTAGATGGCCTTTTGGCCGTCTAGGCCAGGCGCCCGGACGATCCACTGCGCCCGGTCCTCGAGTTCAAAATCGGCGTTGATGTCGGTGTGGAAGCTGACGTCGGCCAGCTCCAGGGGATCACCGCCGGCACTGGCGGTGACCAACACCCGCCAAAAGCGGGTCACGGCACCCGTGGCCGTAACCGTGTAGGTGCGCCGCAGCCTTGCCGTCGGCCAGGTCTGACCGGCCCAGGCCTGTACGCGCGACCAGGCCACGCCGTCGTCGGATCGCTGCAGTTCGAAGGCGGCCGGGCCGCGCGCGCCAGTATCACCGACGCCCAAGGTCACGGCCTTCACCGTGGCCGGGCCGATCATCTCGATCGTCGCGTGCCCTGGCAACTGCGCGACCGCCCGCGACGACCAGGTGTCGGTGCGATTGTCGAAGACGGCATCCGGACTGGAGAGGTTGCTCGTCCGCCCCCCCGGATTCCGACAGCCGAATCGCCGCAGCAGTCGCCAAGGCGGCGAGGTGTTCAAAGTAAAGCGATCGCCCTGCACGAATGGTGTCGTTCCCGCGTTGATGCGAAATTGGATGCGATCGGTTTCGAACGGTTGGCCCACTTGAACAACGCCCAGATCGCCCGCCACGGACCCAACTACCTCGAAACGGTCCGGTCCGACGGCCGTCAGCTTGATGCCCTCGGCCACGCTGGCGCTTCCTCCGCGATACCCGCCGATTGCACCGTCGGGCCCGGTGAGCGCACCGTTTCCGTTGCCGACGTACTGCAAGCCCCAGGCGTGGCCTTCCAGGCAGAGTGCGAATTCGAGCTGATTGAGAAAATCGTAGTAGCTGTTGGCGGTGCCCACTAGGAATGTCATGGCAATAGAAATAGAAAACGCGACCGGCATGTGCCCCGGTCGCGTAAGGTGACGACTATTAGCCGATCACCTCGGCATCAAGCCAGCCAGCAGTTCGGCAGCAAGTTGCTTGGGAAATTCAGCACATTCAGCGAACGGCTATGACGCTGGCGTACGTGCGCGTTTCGACTCGCGCTTTACTGCGGGCTTCGCAGTTTCATTGGCCGTGGCAATAGACAACACAGGCTCGGGATGAGCCGGCGGATAGCGCTCATTGAATTTTTGAGTCAACCAGTGGGCGTGCATCAAGCTGTCCGACACCCAAACGGCCGCAGGGGTGATGAACCACATTGCGATCTGAAACAGAACGATAGCAACCTGGGCATCGTTAGAGAAATGCAGCCAACGATGCGCCATCAGTGCTGCCCAAGGCAGGAACAAGAGAACGATCGACCCGGCAAGAAGCAAGCGCGCCTTCGCTAGAAACGAGAGGAGGTCGTCTCCCTCGGAAGGGACAATCCGACCGCTTTCATAGCGAACGTATCGACGCGCCCGTTTGAAACTATTGATGAAGGCAAGGGGATCATCGCGTTCGCGCGCCATCTTGAGTACGCGTGGATGAAGGATGAAGCCGAACGCTGCTGCCGACGAAAGCTGGTCACCCAGCGCTTCTCCTGCAACCTTCTTGTAGAGACGTGCCGTCGCCTGAAGGTTCAATCGCATTCGCCCGGTCCGATAGCGCAGCCAAGCAAAGATGGCTGCGACGGGCATGAGGATCATCAGGGCAACCGGCAGCAGCTCCGGCACTCGCTGAATCAGCATCGATAGGAACGGATTCATAGGAACCAAACCGGCGGGTGACGCTCGATTCGAACGATTTCGCGTCGCATCCGTTGCGACTGGAACTCTGATCGACAGGAATTGCTGAACGCGTTCAGCCTGCGTCGGTCGTCCATTCGGCGGCAGATTCGTCATCTGGAAGGAGGGAAAGGGCGACTCACGTGGGACTCGACACGTGAGCCGCCTGCGGCCGCGAAGCAGCGTAGGGGACGCTCGATGCGCATATTCACACCACGGCACAACTGTCAGTGGGCGTCCGCTATGTCAGATCCTGACGAACGGTCGGTGCATTGGCTCGGATGGTGGACAGGATGACCTGGCGCCCCGCCTGGGTCCCCATGACGTTCACGATCTCTCTCGGATCCAGGTACAGGACGTTCGTAATTTGAGAGCGGTTGGACTCAGCTGTACCTGATACAGGCCGCTCCGCCAGAGAGCGGCGCGGTGGCACAGACGGTGCAGGCGCGGGCGCGACGAATCCGCCGGCCGCATAGCCGCGAAGACCCGCCAGCGCGGCCATGCCGACCCGATTGAATCGTTCCAAGAACGGTCGCGCCCCCGGCTGCCGGACCACTTCGCGGCGATGCACGAACTCGCCGCGGTGGACGATGCCGGCCGGCGCGTACTTCGGCCCGATGCCGGTGAAGCCGCCGAACGCGAACATGCCCGAGGCGCCCTTAGCGGTATTGGCCGCCAGCAGGGTCGCCGCCGCGGCCTGCATGGCAGCAGCCGCCTTCAGCACGACGCCGCCGGCCACGCCCAGCGCCAGCGACGCACCCGAGATGGGGGTCGCGTAGGCCGCCCCGGCCGCAGCGGCCTGGACCGGGTCCGGCTGGGCGATGTCCGGGGTCTTGCCGCCGCCGGCCAGCTTGCCCACCACGGACATCAGCTTGGCCGTGGCCATTGCCGCCAGTTGCCGCGAAGCCAGCTGCGCCAGTGACTGGGCCATATCTTGCACCAGGCCGGTCAGCGCTTGCCGCAGCGTCAAGGTGCCGGTGGCCAGCCCTTCCAAGGCCGTGCCGAGCCCGGATTCGAATCCGTTAGCCAGGGTGACCACCAACTCGTTCGACTGGGTCTTCAGGGCGGCAACCTGTGCGGTCAGATCCTTGACCCGGTCGATTGCGTCCGGCGAACCGGTCTTCGCGGCCAGTTCGTCCATCTTCGGCAGCAACTGATCGACCTCGGCCGCGGTGCGGCCGTGCAACTCCAGCAGCTCGCGGCGCGCGCCGATCTCGGTCAGCACACCGGTCTGCTGCCGGGTCTGGATCGACTGTTCTTGGCGCGATTGATCGCCGAACACGCGATCGACCTGCGCCTGCAAGTCATCCAGTTGGGCGCGCGCGACCTCGGTGTCGATGCTCAGGTTGAGTTTTAGCCAATCCGCCGTGCGCCCACGCTTGAGCAGTTCGGCCAGCGATTCCCGATGTTCAAGCAGCAACTCGCGCTGTCGTGCAGCGGCCGTGTCGCCTCGGGTGCGCAACAGACCGGCTTCCGCCTCGCCCACCGTCCTATCCAGTTCCTCGTCGGTCTTCTTTTCCTTCTTGTCCTCGCGGTCCTGCGCCTTCTTTTGTTGTTTGGCGAGGCGCTCTGCGGCCTTCTGCGCCTGGTCGGCCTCTCGCCGTGCCTGGGTCTGCGCGCGGTCCGCCGCAGACGACGCCTTGGCGGCCTCGCGTTCACGGATCTGCTCATCGATGAGCTTGCGTGTCGCTTCCGTCAGCTGTGCGACATCTTTGACCCCGGCGGCTTTGACCGCCTGGTACTCCAGCGCCGCGCGCAGCCCCTTCTCGCGCTCGATCCGCTCAATCTTGAGCTTTTCGTTCTGGTCCGTCAGGGTCTTGGCGAAATCGGCCGCGTCCTTCGTGGCCTGCTGCCGGGTTCGCCCGCCCGTCGCCTGCGCCGCGCGCAGATCGGCCAGCGACTTACGAA is part of the Lysobacter firmicutimachus genome and encodes:
- a CDS encoding tape measure protein yields the protein MANRDTTITLLLKGNAATLNAALQQSSRQVRGFATEAERAASRSHRQFDHIRASVASISTQLAQAKTQLFAFVGLQGVGDAVGRLVRAADSYANLSAKIKLATTSQAGFNQAEAAVFAIAQRTSTQLDSTATLFGRLTSALKDQGGSQREVLGLTETINKALAVSGATAAETASVIVQLSQAFAAGRLSGDEFNSINDAGPRLMQALAKSMGVTVGELKALAEAGKLTSDQLRKAFSGEQARKIAAEFGQLPLTIERSLIQLDNAFTRFVGQQDRASGTSSTIAQSIQGLSQNFDGLANVVGVVIVAALGRFIANLTTAGTAKLQSVRQTRQLALEELAQARSAETAAQAELARARALALAGAGTARATTAEAALAAAQARTTAATHVATAAVGAKALAVRGLSTVLTLMGGPLGLAITGVTLLASAFASASASARAAKLEFEGTIQAAQRFRQQQDIDAGVDVGKRLIAQRDQLRKELEDLEGIRRGWGGGHFNEGQSAGRLLFGEELDGEIVRVQTQLKRTNAEFETVRKSLADLRAAQATGGRTRQQATKDAADFAKTLTDQNEKLKIERIEREKGLRAALEYQAVKAAGVKDVAQLTEATRKLIDEQIREREAAKASSAADRAQTQARREADQAQKAAERLAKQQKKAQDREDKKEKKTDEELDRTVGEAEAGLLRTRGDTAAARQRELLLEHRESLAELLKRGRTADWLKLNLSIDTEVARAQLDDLQAQVDRVFGDQSRQEQSIQTRQQTGVLTEIGARRELLELHGRTAAEVDQLLPKMDELAAKTGSPDAIDRVKDLTAQVAALKTQSNELVVTLANGFESGLGTALEGLATGTLTLRQALTGLVQDMAQSLAQLASRQLAAMATAKLMSVVGKLAGGGKTPDIAQPDPVQAAAAGAAYATPISGASLALGVAGGVVLKAAAAMQAAAATLLAANTAKGASGMFAFGGFTGIGPKYAPAGIVHRGEFVHRREVVRQPGARPFLERFNRVGMAALAGLRGYAAGGFVAPAPAPSVPPRRSLAERPVSGTAESNRSQITNVLYLDPREIVNVMGTQAGRQVILSTIRANAPTVRQDLT
- a CDS encoding S1 family peptidase; translated protein: MKKLALVTIATGIFAWGSATAKGPRDHLGYVAEYARYYGIDIGEARHRISATDRAIEIQTALRDNTPDTFSGMYVEHKPKFRVVAKFTSPPSAAIRPLLQSPAISVQFGDHSETELKAALAAVTQDLGSRGIRHLAGIEIQRSKVLVEVAPEDATRIGAAYAAKNSSIYEWRVAQGFVAPTFAPYAAYYGADRLWGSTGKICTSGFHAKLADGTAVITTAGHCDDQMRIWNSSGQQIPLAGQRVKGSLDLQWLRYSSSVYYLAPGISNGSWTYDIRAVRSKSQMIVGQHVCKYGDTTYTTCGDISRLDSVEMFNGERGNYIQVHHQNGSVMNDGGDSGGPVYAWHEGVGYAAYGIVHGRGDVGTTIRNDLFFMPSDGYAAAGLTIMVRTD
- a CDS encoding phage BR0599 family protein, whose product is MSFDQLERSVAAGNPRRLYEFVRGAQRWRYTGGDRDFELDTQAYRAIAISDDGIRQSGHVASDVLTITAPGDFEVARLYRGLPPSTEVSVFIRDIHEGDGEARVAWVGRVAGVNRPRLEASEIRCQSLDAALGQPGLRLAWTRGCPHTLYDRNCRINPEAHRVPASLTAVAGNVVTAGAFGLLPDGWLAGGFLAWDLGEAGIERRGIRFHEGERLILLGAGDGLRVGQAVVAYPGCGRTIAICHSKFANAPNYGGVPGLPGKSPFDGTPIF
- a CDS encoding phage tail protein, coding for MGSRKKQTVGHRYLFGLHMGLARGPLDEIVEIRGGDREAWKGSVTQSDRIVINKPDLFGGDKGEGGIKGKLDVLMGDADQAVLPALAALHGTPTPAFRGGATMYFDGQITANNPYPKPWKTRARRALAGWDGAPWYPEKAVIWLANGAIRAMNPAHILVECLTNRDWGRGLDRGLLDDASYRRAADTLHAEGFGLCLRWARQTSISDFMQVVIDHIGAAQYTDRSTGRSTLRLLRDDYRVEDLPLFDYESGLLAIEEDEGGAQDAAVNQVIVTWCDPIKDEERQVRVQDLAGIQATGGVASTTTEYRGLPTAELAARVGTRDLSIACSALKRFKIKLDRRGGVLAPGSVFCIRDPFREIGTLVLRAGTFDDGRIAEGAITVQAVQDVFGLPATSYLQPQPPIWLPPDRTPQPAPTRRLFEAGYRDLATTLDPGALAALPADVGVVLAVGEQPGGLALNYILATRTGGGAFAEAGTGDWCPTAMLAGALTATTTAVQLAAGRALDQVAAGTAAWIEDELVRVVAIDPQAQTATLARGCADTVPVPHAEGARIWFYDDFAAADPTDYSVGETVEAKLLTRTSSAVLDPTLAPVDSVRLAQRQVRPYPPGDLQLGGARYPTAIEGDLVVSWAHRDRKLQADQMVDHGQGSIGPEAGSVYVLRLLDAIAGSVLDTPAPMTGTSYTSPLKGAHRVRAEIGSMRDGLASWQKATHIFDFKNGLLRTETGDELVSEAGDYLLVE